In Melanotaenia boesemani isolate fMelBoe1 chromosome 7, fMelBoe1.pri, whole genome shotgun sequence, a single window of DNA contains:
- the her11 gene encoding hairy-related 11, whose product MTKKLQSQTLDDGKSRKRILKPVVEKKRRDRINQSLTELRSLLLNSTSDSRLQNPKIEKAEILDLAVEYLKKWTDRKYLSDDSTSRMRPSLVQLGSAEPSVPPFLGIESAGFQQCVSQLASFMQKITPTQRAGLIEGLKHHLESWTLKPDFNQNMTEMPDAVTVDTISTSDSREGSPWLLFPSHSPFQPLSCSTPCHDYLSPPSSPWFSPPFPTYATSPPFPSFPCHFSFPPSLSPPSCNTSFFSVSPTLPHTNPLGLHIPPLTSLIPPSNLAHREESAPNSSSATWRPWL is encoded by the exons ATGACCAAGAAACTACAAAGCCAAACTCTGGATGATGGCAAGAGTAGAAAAAGG ATCCTCAAACCAGTTgtggaaaagaagagaagagatcGAATAAATCAAAGTCTCACTGAGCTGCGAAGTTTGCTGTTGAATTCAACATCTGATTCA CGTCTGCAGAATCCTAAAATAGAGaaagctgagattctggacttggCTGTGGAATATCTTAAGAAGTGGACAGACAGGAAGTACTTGAGTGATG ACTCCACTAGTCGAATGAGGCCCTCTTTGGTACAACTCGGCTCGGCAGAGCCCAGTGTTCCTCCTTTCCTAGGCATCGAGAGTGCAGGTTTCCAGCAGTGTGTGTCCCAGCTTGCCAGCTTCATGCAGAAGATAACGCCAACACAGCGAGCAGGCCTGATCGAGGGACTAAAGCATCACTTAGAGAGTTGGACGTTAAAACCAGACTTCAACCAGAACATGACTGAGATGCCCGATGCTGTAACTGTAGACACCATCAGCACATCTGACAGCAGAGAAGGGTCTCCCTGGCTGCTTTTTCCATCTCATTCTCCCTTCCAGCCTCTCTCTTGCTCCACACCATGCCACGACTATCTGTCCCCCCCTTCCTCCCCCTGGTTCTCTCCTCCTTTCCCCACATATGCCACCTCTCCTCCTTTCCCGTCTTTTCCCTGTCACTTCTCCTTCCCCCCCAGTCTGTCTCCTCCATCCTGTAACACCTCCTTCTTTAGCGTCTCACCAACACTTCCTCACACCAACCCTCTTGGCCTTCACATCCCCCCACTCACATCACTAATACCCCCCTCAAACCTTGCACACAGGGAGGAGTCGGCACCGAACTCTTCCTCAGCCACATGGAGGCCCTGGCTTTGA
- the her5 gene encoding hairy-related 5, which produces MHHSFSLDPKYQQSQAIADAMKALSSPESTRKKSARRVSKPLMEKRRRERINHSLETLRLLMLENTRNEKLKNPKVEKAEILESVVEFLKAEKEMEKGPQATGRVLSKEPRQTCPRQHSYRDGMRSCLLRVSQFIATKSQELEESGNNIVQASFALAEPKELPTSPGHVHRSSMAALAGDSTALSPQHHLTQPPGLHGDTNKFFSTSAGSTHITDPVWRPWPQ; this is translated from the exons ATGCACCATTCATTCAGCTTGGACCCCAAATACCAGCAGAGCCAAGCGATTGCTGATGCCATGAAGGCTTTATCATCACCAGAATCCACCAGAAAGAAGTCGGCGAGGCGG GTTTCCAAACCTCTGATGGAGAAACGCAGACGAGAGCGCATTAACCACAGTTTGGAGACTTTGCGCCTTCTGATGCTGGAAAACACGCGCAATGAG aAACTGAAGAATCCGAAGGTGGAGAAAGCAGAGATCCTAGAGAGCGTTGTGGAATTCCTGAAGGCagagaaggagatggagaagggTCCCCAAGCCACGGGCAGGGTCCTGTCCAAGGAGCCGAGACAGACCTGCCCTCGCCAGCACAGCTACAGAGACGGCATGAGGTCCTGTCTGCTGAGAGTAAGCCAGTTCATCGCCACCAAGAGCCAGGAGTTGGAAGAGTCTGGCAACAATATAGTCCAGGCCTCCTTTGCCCTTGCTGAACCCAAGGAGCTGCCCACTTCTCCCGGGCATGTCCACAGGTCATCGATGGCCGCTCTGGCTGGTGACTCAACTGCTCTGTCTCCACAGCATCACCTCACACAGCCACCTGGCCTTCATGGAGACACCAACAAGTTCTTTTCCACTTCAGCGGGCTCAACGCACATCACCGATCCCGTGTGGAGACCCTGGCCTCAATGA
- the pfdn6 gene encoding prefoldin subunit 6 encodes MAEAIQKKMKLEIEKYTQIQKDVSKSMSARQKLETQRTENNIVKEELDLLDSSNTVYKLIGPVLVKQDLDEAKSTVAKRLEYISGEIQRYETLLKDMEKKSDEHREVLTSLQQEFQKAQGQTGGKF; translated from the exons ATGGCGGAGGCCattcaaaagaaaatgaaactggAAATAGAAAAGTATACACAAATCCAGAAAG ATGTTAGCAAGAGCATGTCAGCCAGACAGAAGCTGGAGACGCAGCGGACGGAAAACAACATTGTCAAAGAG GAGCTCGATCTGCTGGACAGCTCAAACACCGTTTATAAGCTTATTGGGCCTGTCTTAGTGAAGCAAGACTTAGATGAGGCCAAATCCACAGTCGCAAAAAGATTGGAGTACATCAGTGGTGAAAT TCAAAGATACGAGACACTCCTGAAAGACATGGAGAAGAAATCTGACGAGCATCGAGAGGTTTTAACTAGTTTACAGCAGGAGTTCCAGAAAGCTCAAGGCCAGACTGGTGGAAAATTCTGA
- the mmgt1 gene encoding ER membrane protein complex subunit 5, protein MASSFWKSVVGIGLFALAHAAFSAAQHRSYMRLTEKEHETLPIDIVLQTLLSFVMTCYGIVHIAGEFKDMDASSELKNKTFDTLRNHPSFYLFNHRGRVLFRTPEEEEPSSVRNQQALPNPIRLRKLEHLH, encoded by the exons ATGGCTTCGTCGTTCTGGAAAAGTGTTGTCGGCATTGGACTTTTTGCCTTAGCCCATGCAGCTTTTTCGGCGGCACAGC ATCGATCATACATGCGGCTCACAGAGAAGGAGCACGAGACGCTGCCAATTGAC ATTGTATTGCAGACCTTATTATCGTTTGTGATGACCTGTTATGGTATCGTCCATATTGCTGGAGAGTTCAAAGACATGGATGCTTCCTCAGAGCTGAAAAACAA AACTTTTGACACACTGAGGAACCACCCATCCTTTTACCTTTTCAACCACCGAGGTCGAGTGCTTTTCCGCAcgccagaggaggaggagccctCCTCCGTACGCAACCAGCAGGCTCTTCCCAATCCCATTCGGCTACGCAAGCTGGAGCATTTGCACTGA